DNA sequence from the Acidimicrobiales bacterium genome:
GGAGCGGCTCCCGGCGACTCCATCGAGGCGAAGCTGCGCCTCGTCTTCGGCAAGCTGGCCGGGCTCGAGCTTTCCCGAAGCGACCACCTCGTCTTCACGAGCGATGACGGGGCGGGAGCGGCGGTCTGGAAGCACCCGAACCAGTGGAAGATGACCAACGGCGACATGTTGCGGGCGTTGCCGGCGATGGTGCGGGCCTTCGGCACGAAGACCCCCCGGATGATCGGCGCCTTCAACGCCGTCGAGAAGGTGCACCCGACCGAGGAGCACTACTTCCTCGAGGCGTTGGGTACGAGGCGGGACATGCAGAGCAGGGGCGTCGGGTCAGCGGTGCTCGGTCCCATGTTGGACCGCTGCGACACCGAGGGCATGCCGGCGTACCTCGAGAGCTCCAACCCCATGAACATTCCGTTCTACGCCCGACACGGATTCGAGGTGACGGGTGAGATCGTGGTGGGAAAGGGTGCCCCGACGGTCACTGCGATGTGGCGCGACCCCCGCTGACGGGGTTCAGATCTCAGCGATCGCCCGGTTGAGATCCTGGACGACCTCGCGTCCGTCGCCGAACAACATGAGCGTGTTGTCCGCGGCGAACAGCGGATTGGGGATGCCGGCGAAGCCGGGGCTGAGCGATCGCTTGATGACGATGACGACCCGGGCGCGACCGACGTCGATGATCGGCATTCCGGCGATCGCGCTGTCGGGGTCGGTGCGGGCGATCGGGTTCACGACGTCGTTGGCGCCGAGCACGATGGCGACGTCGGTCTGGTCGAGGAGCGGGTTGACGTCGTCCATCTCCAGGAGCTGCTCGTAGGGGACCTCGGCCTCGGCGAGCAGGACGTTCATGTGGCCGGGCATTCGTCCCGCCACCGGGTGGATCCCGAACAACACCTCGGTGCCCTGCCCGGTCAGCTTGGCGGTGAGGTCACGCACCGCATGTTGGGCCTGGGCGACGGCGAGCCCGTAGCCGGGGACGATCACCACCCTGCCGGCGGTCTCGAGCATCAGTGCCACCTCGGTGGCGTCGGTGCTGCGGATGTGGCCGCCGTAGACGTCGTCGGCGTCGGCCACAGCTCCACCGCCACCGCCGCCGCCCGCCAGCACGTCGAGCAGCGACCTGTTCATCCCGGCACACATGATCCGGGTCAGTACGAGCCCGCTCGCCCCGACGAGGGCGCCGGCGACGATGAGCACGGTGTTGTCGAGGGCGAACCCCGCCGCCGCTGCGGCGACGCCCGACAGCGAGTTCAGCAGTGCGATCACGACCGGCATGTCGGCACCGCCGATGGGTGCCGTCCCCAGGATGCCGATGACCGCGCCGACGGCGACGAGCGCCCACAGCCACGCGTCGGTCTCGGGATCGGCGACGACACCGCCGCACAACACGCCGGAGGCCACGACGGCGGCGGCGAGGACCACCCGGTTCCCGGGTACCCCGCCGAAACGGAGGGCCTCCCGCAACTTGCCGACCGCCACGAGGCTGCCGGTGAAGGTCACCGATCCGATGAGGACCGTCATCACGGTGGCACCCTTGACCTGGCTGTCGTCGCCCCCGAGATCGATGACCTCGGTGAACGAGGCGACCGCGACAAGAACCGACGCGGCCCCGCCGAAGCCGTTGAAGAGGGCGACCAGTTCGGGCATGGCGGTCATGCGGACCCGCAGGGCGAGCGGGACGCCGACGACGGTCCCGACGATCACTCCGGCGACGAGCCACGGCCACGTGATGATCGCGTCGTCGGTCAGCGTGACGACGACCGCGACGAGCATTCCCGTCGCGCCGAGTTGGTTGCCCCGCACGGCGGTGCGCGGTCGGGCAAGGAGCTTCAGGCCGCCGACGAAGAGGATGGCGGCGAGCAGATAGCCGCCGAGCGTGAGGTCGTCCAACGTCAGGACCGCCCCTGCCGGTCGTCTCGCTCGTCGCCTCCGGGGCGTCGTCGCGACGAGAACATCTTCAGCATCCGGTCGGTCACGAGGAACCCGCCGACCACGTTGACCACGGCGAGAGTCACCGCCACGAAGCCGAGCACGGTCGTGAGCGTCGTGTGGTCGGTGCCCGCCGCCACGAGGGCGCCGACGAGGGTGATGCCCGAGATCGCGTTCGAGCCGGACATGAGCGGGGTGTGCAGCGTGGGCGGGACCTTGGTGATCAGCTCCACGCCGAGGAACCCGGCGATGACGAAGAGGGTGAGGGCGACGAGGAAGGGCATCAGCGGCTCCGTGGGTGCTCGGCGGCCGCGGCGGCCACCCGTTCGTCGACGACGGACCCGCCTGTGGCTACGAGCATCGCCTCGACGATGGGGTCTGCCCGGTCGAGTTGAAGGGAGCCGTCGGGTGCGAGGTGGCCGAGGAGGTTGACGAGGTTGGTGCTGAGCATCCGGCTCGCGGTCGTGGCAGCGCCGGATTCGAGCCGGGTCGGCCCGAGAACGCTGACGCCGCCCTCGACGATTTCGGCGTCGGCGACGGTCGGTCCGCAGTTGCCGCCCCGCGCCGCCGCGAGGTCGACCACCACCGAGCCTGCCGTCATCGCGGTGACCATGTCTGTCGTGACGAGTAGCGGGCTGGGTCGCCCGGGTATGGCCGCGGTGGTGATGAGGACGTCGACGCCCGCCACGTGTGGGGCGAGCAGTTCACGGCGCCGCCGGTTGTCCTCCTCGGTCTGTTCCCGGGCG
Encoded proteins:
- a CDS encoding GNAT family N-acetyltransferase — encoded protein: MTTIRQATTTDNAKLAEALGSAFADDPLFRWIAGAAPGDSIEAKLRLVFGKLAGLELSRSDHLVFTSDDGAGAAVWKHPNQWKMTNGDMLRALPAMVRAFGTKTPRMIGAFNAVEKVHPTEEHYFLEALGTRRDMQSRGVGSAVLGPMLDRCDTEGMPAYLESSNPMNIPFYARHGFEVTGEIVVGKGAPTVTAMWRDPR
- a CDS encoding NAD(P)(+) transhydrogenase (Re/Si-specific) subunit beta, which translates into the protein MDDLTLGGYLLAAILFVGGLKLLARPRTAVRGNQLGATGMLVAVVVTLTDDAIITWPWLVAGVIVGTVVGVPLALRVRMTAMPELVALFNGFGGAASVLVAVASFTEVIDLGGDDSQVKGATVMTVLIGSVTFTGSLVAVGKLREALRFGGVPGNRVVLAAAVVASGVLCGGVVADPETDAWLWALVAVGAVIGILGTAPIGGADMPVVIALLNSLSGVAAAAAGFALDNTVLIVAGALVGASGLVLTRIMCAGMNRSLLDVLAGGGGGGGAVADADDVYGGHIRSTDATEVALMLETAGRVVIVPGYGLAVAQAQHAVRDLTAKLTGQGTEVLFGIHPVAGRMPGHMNVLLAEAEVPYEQLLEMDDVNPLLDQTDVAIVLGANDVVNPIARTDPDSAIAGMPIIDVGRARVVIVIKRSLSPGFAGIPNPLFAADNTLMLFGDGREVVQDLNRAIAEI
- a CDS encoding NAD(P) transhydrogenase subunit alpha, which encodes MPFLVALTLFVIAGFLGVELITKVPPTLHTPLMSGSNAISGITLVGALVAAGTDHTTLTTVLGFVAVTLAVVNVVGGFLVTDRMLKMFSSRRRPGGDERDDRQGRS